One stretch of Macrotis lagotis isolate mMagLag1 chromosome 7, bilby.v1.9.chrom.fasta, whole genome shotgun sequence DNA includes these proteins:
- the PIANP gene encoding PILR alpha-associated neural protein isoform X1 — MGSGGEQALMSLYSSYSRSTLLMSHLFPLWSLLLLPFPLPAQGSSTSSPRTPSAPARPPCARGGPSAPRHVCVWERAPPPSRSPRVSRSRRQVPPDTAPPATPSGFEEGPPSSQYPWAIVWGPTVSREDGGDPNSANPGFLPLDYGFAVPHGLATPHPNSDSLRRGDGDGIILGGAPATLRPFLFGGRGEGVDPQLYVTITISIIIVLVATGIIFKFCWDRSQKRRRPSGQQGALRQEESQQPLTDLSPAGVTVLGSFGDSLTPTPDREEPHGGLRPGPPQPKGAPAFQLNR, encoded by the exons ATGGGTTCTGGTGGGGAACAGGCATTAATGTCACTTTACTCTTCCTATTCCAGGTCTACACTGTTGATGTCCCATCTCTTCCCACTCTGGTCACTGCTCCTGCTTCCTTTCCCACTTCCAGCCCAGGGCTCCTCTACCTCTTCACCTCGTACCCCTTCAGCTCCTGCCCGTCCCCCATGTGCCCGGGGGGGACCCTCAGCTCCACGACATGTTTGTGTGTGGGAACGAGCACCTCCCCCAAGCAGGTCCCCCCGTGTCTCACGTTCAAGGCGACAAGTACCACCAGATACTGCACCCCCTGCCACTCCATCTGGCTTTGAGGAAGGGCCACCTTCATCTCAGTATCCCTGGGCTATTGTATGGGGCCCCACAGTGTCCCGAGAGGATGGGGGGGATCCAAATTCTGCTAATCCAGGCTTTCTGCCACTGGACTATGGCTTCGCAGTTCCTCATGGGCTGGCTACCCCACATCCCAACTCAGACTCCTTGAGACGTGGCGATGGGGATGGGATCATCCTTGGGGGAGCTCCTGCCACTCTTCGTCCATTTCTCTTTGGTGGCCGTGGGGAAG GTGTCGACCCCCAGCTCTATGTGACCATCACTATTTCTATCATCATCGTCCTGGTAGCCACTGGCATAATCTTCAAATTCTG CTGGGACCGTAGCCAGAAACGACGAAGGCCTTCAGGGCAGCAGGGAGCCCTTCGGCAAGAAGAGAGTCAACAGCCCCTCACTGACCTATCTCCTGCTGGAGTCACTGTGCTGGGGTCCTTCGGGGACTCACTCACACCTACCCCTGATCGGGAGGAGCCCCACGGGGGACTCCGGCCTGGGCCTCCCCAGCCCAAGGGGGCCCCTGCTTTCCAGTTGAACCGGTGA
- the COPS7A gene encoding COP9 signalosome complex subunit 7a yields the protein MSSEVKVTGQNQEQFLLLAKSAKGAALATLIHQVLEAPGVYVFGELLDMPNVRELAESDFAPTFRLLTVFAYGTYADYLAEARNLPPLTEAQKNKLRHLSVVTLAAKVKCIPYAVLLEALALRNVRQLEDLVIEAVYADVLRGSLDQRNQRLEVDYSIGRDIQRQDLSSIAQTLQEWCIGCEVVLSGIEEQVSRANQHKEQQLGLKQQIESEVANLKKTIKVTTAAAAAATSQDPEQHLTELREPAPGTNQRQPSKKASKGKGLRSSAKIWSKSN from the exons ATGAGCTCAGAAGTGAAGGTGAcagggcagaaccaagagcaGTTCCTGCTTCTGGCCAAGTCAGCCAAAGGTGCTGCCTTGGCAACTCTCATCCACCAGGTGCTGGAGGCTCCAGGTGTCTATGTTTTTGGGGAGCTGTTGGACATGCCCAATGTCCGAGAG CTGGCAGAGAGTGACTTCGCTCCCACATTCCGACTGCTCACAGTGTTTGCTTATGGGACATATGCAGACTATCTAG CTGAAGCACGGAACCTGCCCCCCCTCACAGAGGCTCAAAAGAACAAGCTTCGACATCTATCAGTTGTGACACTGGCTGCCAAGGTCAAG TGTATCCCATATGCAGTGCTTCTAGAAGCACTAGCTCTACGAAATGTGCGGCAGCTAGAGGACCTCGTGATTGAAGCTGTGTATGCAGATGTACTTCGAGGCTCCTTGGACCAGCGGAACCAGAGACTTGAAGTAGACTATAGCATTGGGCGTGACATTCAGCGCCAGGATCTCAGTTCCATTGCTCAAACCCTCCAGGAATG GTGTATTGGCTGCGAAGTAGTGTTGTCAGGTATTGAGGAGCAGGTGAGCCGTGCCAACCAGCATAAAGAACAACAGCTGGGTCTGAAGCAGCAGATTGAGAGTGAG GTGGCCAACTTGAAGAAAACCATCAAGGTAACgacagctgctgctgctgcagccaCATCCCAGGATCCAGAGCAGCATCTGACAGAGCTGAGGGAGCCTGCCCCAGGCACCAACCAGCGCCAGCCCAGCAAGAAGGCTTCTAAGGGGAAAGG
- the PIANP gene encoding PILR alpha-associated neural protein isoform X2 has product MESRMWSTLLMSHLFPLWSLLLLPFPLPAQGSSTSSPRTPSAPARPPCARGGPSAPRHVCVWERAPPPSRSPRVSRSRRQVPPDTAPPATPSGFEEGPPSSQYPWAIVWGPTVSREDGGDPNSANPGFLPLDYGFAVPHGLATPHPNSDSLRRGDGDGIILGGAPATLRPFLFGGRGEGVDPQLYVTITISIIIVLVATGIIFKFCWDRSQKRRRPSGQQGALRQEESQQPLTDLSPAGVTVLGSFGDSLTPTPDREEPHGGLRPGPPQPKGAPAFQLNR; this is encoded by the exons ATGGAGTCCAGGATGTG GTCTACACTGTTGATGTCCCATCTCTTCCCACTCTGGTCACTGCTCCTGCTTCCTTTCCCACTTCCAGCCCAGGGCTCCTCTACCTCTTCACCTCGTACCCCTTCAGCTCCTGCCCGTCCCCCATGTGCCCGGGGGGGACCCTCAGCTCCACGACATGTTTGTGTGTGGGAACGAGCACCTCCCCCAAGCAGGTCCCCCCGTGTCTCACGTTCAAGGCGACAAGTACCACCAGATACTGCACCCCCTGCCACTCCATCTGGCTTTGAGGAAGGGCCACCTTCATCTCAGTATCCCTGGGCTATTGTATGGGGCCCCACAGTGTCCCGAGAGGATGGGGGGGATCCAAATTCTGCTAATCCAGGCTTTCTGCCACTGGACTATGGCTTCGCAGTTCCTCATGGGCTGGCTACCCCACATCCCAACTCAGACTCCTTGAGACGTGGCGATGGGGATGGGATCATCCTTGGGGGAGCTCCTGCCACTCTTCGTCCATTTCTCTTTGGTGGCCGTGGGGAAG GTGTCGACCCCCAGCTCTATGTGACCATCACTATTTCTATCATCATCGTCCTGGTAGCCACTGGCATAATCTTCAAATTCTG CTGGGACCGTAGCCAGAAACGACGAAGGCCTTCAGGGCAGCAGGGAGCCCTTCGGCAAGAAGAGAGTCAACAGCCCCTCACTGACCTATCTCCTGCTGGAGTCACTGTGCTGGGGTCCTTCGGGGACTCACTCACACCTACCCCTGATCGGGAGGAGCCCCACGGGGGACTCCGGCCTGGGCCTCCCCAGCCCAAGGGGGCCCCTGCTTTCCAGTTGAACCGGTGA